CAAGACATATTTCTTCTCCACCAAAACTGCTTGAACGATATTATTGAACTCTGTGCCTCCTCCTCTAGCCACAAAAGCTATTAGTAGTTTATTTGAAAAGGCTAATTTTTATATTGGTTGATTGTTGCGTTGGTTACATCACTGTGGTGTTATATACCttctatatattaatcatatacaGAATATGTTTTTGAGAGATTTGAAAAAATACTACAATGATTATCATCAGGTCCATAATATACGTAAATCTTCActagttttgaaaaaaatatgagaaaagcaaaaaaaaagcaaaaaattgtcaaaatacagtaaaattttgataaaaataaatttaaaatataaaatattatcaagtaaatatgatataaaatagattaaacccaataatatatataattgttaataattagttgattaatacaaatatagaaataaactatattttgttAACTATTTgagtaaagtaaaaaataattgttAGGATCTTGAAGATTTGTAACATGAACACTAACTCTTTAACtgtagttcaaaaaaaaaaagaagtcaaaACACTAACTCATTAACTTAAATGAGTTATGGACTAACATATAAGATCAAAACTATTTAGATATAGTTTCGATAGAATATCACATGTGAGTATTCtaaaatcaatactattaaaacagtaACACGAAATATGGACCTAACTTGATCCTAGGTagagtatttttaaaaactatatctTATACAATTTAACTAACATGTAATGTTTATAtctttaaatatagtttaaatatggtaagatttaaagaaataaatctAAACAAATATCTCAGTCAATTATGTATTAATTGAGATCTTCCATATCAAATTCCTTTTAATGCaactataataaattatattttgaaatatttctgACATTTTAAAGCTTAGTTCTCATTCTCaaacaatataaataagaaaaaaaaattaatattgtcatatgaataaattttgatttttctaatatcatttcttcattttttcgAATAGTAAATGAATTCATCAaagttcaaaaattaaaaatctaatagctttttcaattttatgtacaatttaaaagtatataaaattttaattttataaatattatcagTTTTCTATGGGTTTTTAATAGGTCAACTATGGTTAGATCATAGATTAATGataagtttttagattttatcgggttttatcagatttttaattaacaatgtttttattaatattgaatCATATTATACACTGATCACCAaatttaccggttcaaccgcgaATCCGGTCGGATATGAAAACACTGAATATctatttttgacataatatgtagatcaaaattcaaaaaataatatttaatatcaaCTAGCaattttatctaaaaattaaacaaaagcagatcaaaatctagtaatgcgttattattaattaatatacatCTCAGTGTTAGACCTTTTAAAAATGTACATTACAGTATTTTGTACATGCGATTTCTATTGATAAACGCAAAAGTTTAGTGGTCTAGTAGCATAATGGAACCGTAATTGAAATTGGTGTTTTACATCAATCACATGCGCAGCCAATACTAAAACCCACAAAGTGTGATTGTGACTGTTCGGAATATATCAAGAAAGACTCATGAAGCATCTTTCTAATAGAGAAGCGAAGATTATTTTTGTAGTTTAGTTGAAAGTAAACAGTAATGAAGAGTACCATAGTCCATTAATAATTCAGCAGTCTCAGTTAGTAACCTTTGATGGTATGATTAGTAAATAGACTAAAACTGGGtataatgtattaaaaaaaactaggaAATGTATGCAAGAATACTCAAaacttaatttatatatatggaagcaattatttaactatttatatGTGATTCATTCTGCTTTGCACGTTGGATGCTTTCTAACTTGATGTGTTTTACCAGTACGTAAATAATCACATACGTCCGCAAGATTACAAAATAGAAACGAGATTGTGACTGTATCCGTCATCAAGACTCGTGATGACTCATGAAACATTGTTcaaagaaattatattttaaagaagTTAGGATTTGtgtttcaaagaaaaaatattttataggaTTATGTAGAATCCATTATGCTCGTCCTTAGAGTTTCGAGGAGCTTAACCTTTTCCGCATCGATCAGACACTCCTCCGcaatagggtttagtatttcaGTAGATTAGAAAATTATTCAACGCTTTttgtatagaaaaaaaaactgaggaaAACCAAATAACAAACTTAAAAGACATAACGGACAAGTTATTAAGTACTGGATTACactgaaacaaaagaaaaaaaacagaggagatGATTATTCAGTCATGAAAACATAGCTTATAGATACTGAGTAGAGTCGTCTTATTAACTTAGGATCAGCAAACATATATGTCTCAGACCGAACTTGCCTTGAAAATATTATGACCGGTGCAAGACTTGAAGTCAAGACAAACGTGTCCTGGAAGCCCATCAGTGCTTCTTCTTATGATGACTCTGTGATCCTGGCACAGACCATGGGGAGGAGCATTCAAGTTCTTGAAACTGAAGTAGAAGATTGCATTCCCGGCTTTGAGCTTTTCATTTGACTTCACATCTTCAAAAGTCTGCACAACGACCTTCTTGATCTCCAGAGGCAGCCAAGACTCGAACAAGGACATGTCGTTTTCCTTCAGCGTGTACATTGCAACTTCGGCATACAAATTAAGCCAATCGTTTTCAAGAACGTCTGAATCTTGCACCTGcgaaacaacaaaataaacatataaagcaaaaaaaagggttgaggaagaagaaatatGATAGAACGAGTTGCTCTCACTTGATAAAACTGGTCATTGGAGAGCAACAATACATCATCCGAATACCACTCAGGTAGAGTGTCTTTGTAAACTTCTGCATCGAACTCCCATCGATGTATTATTTCTCTAGTaccttattttaaattaaaaaaaaaaaagaaggcaaGGTAAAGAATCATATATTTACTCAACCCACAAATCCTGAAAAGGCAATCATCACATGACACAGAAGACTAAACTGACCTGGAATTTCAGGTGTGATCCTACAACCTTCGGTCATTATTCTGTAGTAGGATCCTTTTACATTGTCATCTCTAAGAACACGCGCCTGGAAAGTGACACAAGAACCGTCTGCCGGATTCGTGGCCTCAAAGGTTAAGGAATAACTGAAAACTCCATAGTTAATATATTTGTCTACTCTTGACAACTGGAAGTTGGTGCCCTGTATGATCGAAAGACACACGATATTAAGACGAAGAAGAAATAGTTTAAATTCTCGGGACATGTACTAATCAAGAAAATGGTCTCAACCCCACCACCATAAAGTATTAGGAATTTCAGCATAAGAGAATGTGAAACACAAATGTTCATAACTATATGATTAACCTTAACAAAATTGGTTTattaaaccaaaaaagaaaaaaaaaatggagggaGTGTTTTACCATGCGGGAATTGTAGGAGTGGAGTCCAAATCTAGCATAAATGTCAGCCAGGTCACGAAAGTAACCTGTTTCGCTGTTTTCAAATTTGTGCAGATCCGTTGAATGAACTGGATCATCGAATTCCTGCAAAAGCCGTATATCCAAAAACCCAAAGTTAATTGCATATAAGTGTGAAATCAGTGTCCACGTAAGAAAAATCTAAGAAGGAGATCCTAATTTTCTAACGCTGATCAATTAAAAGGGgaaaattttatattgttattacATTGTGCTCGCGAAAAGCGTACTCTTCGTTCAAAATTGGATCTTCATCGTCAGAGGATTCATTGATGCAGCGCATCTTGACAAGTAGATCACGTCTCCTGTGCCGTCACGTTAGAGTTAGGAGGGTTCACGTATGTGATACAGTTATTATgggcttttctttttttctttttggtaatcAAAAAGGTGGCTACTGCCTACTAGCACTTCCTTTACATTCGTGTTATTATGGGCTTTAATACTTGTTTTGGGAATTTATAAAAcacagagatttttttttttgttttttttaaccttGTTTAAAGATAGAGTTAGACTCTCAAAAATTCAAGAAAGCAAGTCTTTTAAACATTCTAAGAATCAATAGATTACTTGCTTTATATGTAACCTCAGCAGGTACCATTCATAATGTTTGAATATTCTTCACAACGGCTAAAGATTCTGCTATCGGAGTTAAACCGTCTTTGTCTGGTTCAGGTGAGATGGTTATTTTGATCTTTCCCTTGTGTTGTGGATTGTGGTGTATCATCAGTCCAAAGAGATAATACAGAAAAAGACAAAGTCGATGAAGACTAAGTAGCTAACCTGGCAACGACTGATGATGAGCTCGTCATAGTCGATTTCTGCAAATGTTAGAGAGAACAGATAAATCTGAGAAAAATAGGGCTTCTTGACAAAGATATAGGCAAAGCTCGGAAgccaaaaatgagaaaaatgcaAAGCTAAAAACCTCGACGTATAAGCTATTTTTTAGATTCTCGTTTCCCCTTCAACTTGCTTGAATGATCAttgattatagtttttttttgttagaaaattttaaaactatatgtttaaaatttgaTCTCTAACTAAAATAATCAGTAAGAGTTTCCAAATTTCATATCTATCTTTAAgaattagttattttataggCTTGCTCTAGTTGGATTTCGAAGTGATTTAAGATAGTGTGACATATAAGGAAACTTACTGACAATTAACCACATGATGTATCTTGGCTGTCCTCCTGTAGGAGTGTTTCCAATTCCACGTATACCTCAAGAAACTAGGAAGAAGCTTGCCCACATTTTGACCACTATACCCATTAAATTACTATCACTCACAATGAAAACAACTATTATTTCTAAAATCAAAGTTCTTAACATAAAAAGCATATGCAACTTAGCTGGCGTGTATCTCATGTGAAAGAACATGGCCAAATTGATaatttatgtccaaaaatgatgatgatttatgaactatgtatagtttaaaaaaaagcaCTACAAATtgaaaagtcttttttttttgtttcttagtgTTATCCCCTTGTCCGAGATATTTAAAGATTATGAAACAATATTGACTCATGTGGAAACCAATTGGATATTGTGGtagaatttatttttaagtttagaAGAATAGTTATGAATTTCTATGACATATGTTTTGATAAAACATGCAAGTtcacttcttctttttccacaCATGTTAGGCATTCCGTGATGGCTAGATAATCAGTACAATGCTTTTCCTTAAgtaaataaacatattacatATAATATCGGTAGAACTTCTTGACCATAATAATTGGtcaaaaatatgaataaataagAATACATaccatgttacaaaaaaaaaagaaagaaagaatacaTACCACTTTTGCTATCTCTTAACCATAATGAGGGGGTTAAATCATGTACTACATTAGCTCCAAAAGAAATTGATTGAAATTGAGTGTTGGATGTAGGCACGAAAGCAATATACCACTATGCACTCTTTCAAGACTCCCACACATAGATAGTGTTGATAAGCTATCCTGAGTGAGACGCTTATAATGCTAGAACATCAACCCATTGGAACATCGTTTATTATCTCTATGCATGATTATAtacttagtaaataaaaaagagtGTGAGATTCAATAATGTGAGCAAGACGCTTACCAACTTGAAGAACAATTCATTGGAACATCGTTGATTATCTTTATGCATGATTAGAATGAATAAGAAATTAGATTAGACTAAACCACAGTGATATGGTGCAACATcacaaatacttttaaaatatctatCTATATCATGTTGGTtcagatggagagagagagagagagagagagagatagagagagagagagagagagagagagagagagagagagagagagagagagagagagagagagagagagagagagagagaatactGATTAGTTACTTTAATTTTTGTCCAACAATGTTATTATACAAGCCATTTTCCAATTTAGTTTTACTGATTCATAAGTAAAAGAATTttgggaaaactgtttttttagagcaaaaaaatagtaactatgtccctttagactaatctatattttgtgtcatattttcctataataccctttaatatttatgaaaataattttaataaatagttttacaaacaaaaaaaatttggaaaaatagtaacatttgttaaaatacatatatgaacttaatggtatattttccagttataaaaaagttataattataaatttcagattatgttctaaaaaaagtagaaatgacattctacgaagtagaaaacgaaatctacttttttcattgaatctacaatatttagaatacgtgatctacgtaaataggagtattctacaaatatgtagaatacacattccgcgcttaacctagcATTCTACAattcttagaaatcaaaatctacacattaatctaattctaaaacatgtagaaaccgacttctacagatttactataaatctaaaacatgtagaaatcaaattctaaacattactataattctaaaaaactgtagaaattgatttctacatattagttgtattctacggataagaaatcagttcctaaaaatatggaaacaaaatatttgagaatattcacttttattttttaaaaaaaaatcgatttttaaaaaaaaaaaaaaaaaaaaacgaaaaagaacaaaaaaaaaacgacaaaAAATACCTTGGCAACCTTCTTAGCCGTcttctatattccattgattgttcacaaaattttcacaaaattttcacattatttctaccaTGATTCATGTCTATGCTTCATGTGGTGTTTGGGAATTGGTTGTATCTTCAGGTTGGAGTTTTAATGTTGATAAAAAGAAAGGGGGAAGGTTACTTGCTTTGGAATTGAAGTCTTCTCTGGAAGAGTTACAGAAAATTGTTATAGAGGATTTTGGTTTTGAAGAAACAGATGCTGATTTGGAGTTGAGTTACCTTCCTATTGGATTGATCAATTCATCAAATTGTCCACCAGTGATCATTGGAAACTCAAGGcaagttcaaaattttctagggttttgtaAGAAGCATCAGTCAACTCAATTGTGTGTCAGCTATAAAGCAAAGCAAGGAAATCCAAATAAGATCGACATTGATCTTAATAAGATGCCAACTGATGCAAGCACTAGTGAAGAGAACAAGCGAAATCCTTGTGACATTGGGACCGCTTCAAATACTGTTAAGGGGGCTAAGCAtaacgagaagaagaaagggaagatgaagcaaagtgaagttgatggagatgattatgatgctgacaagcataacgagaagaagaaaggaaaaatgaAGCAAGACGAGGTTgaaagagatgatgatgatgctgagAAGATCAATgctgaaaaagaaaacagagaaaaattgGCAAAGAGTCAGGTGGTCGAATTGGTTAAGACGGGAGATCTTTTCCTCAACAA
The Brassica napus cultivar Da-Ae chromosome A1, Da-Ae, whole genome shotgun sequence DNA segment above includes these coding regions:
- the LOC106372060 gene encoding UPF0725 protein At4g29550-like, which gives rise to MRCINESSDDEDPILNEEYAFREHNEFDDPVHSTDLHKFENSETGYFRDLADIYARFGLHSYNSRMGTNFQLSRVDKYINYGVFSYSLTFEATNPADGSCVTFQARVLRDDNVKGSYYRIMTEGCRITPEIPGTREIIHRWEFDAEVYKDTLPEWYSDDVLLLSNDQFYQVQDSDVLENDWLNLYAEVAMYTLKENDMSLFESWLPLEIKKVVVQTFEDVKSNEKLKAGNAIFYFSFKNLNAPPHGLCQDHRVIIRRSTDGLPGHVCLDFKSCTGHNIFKASSV